One genomic segment of Gossypium arboreum isolate Shixiya-1 chromosome 3, ASM2569848v2, whole genome shotgun sequence includes these proteins:
- the LOC108474610 gene encoding cytochrome P450 CYP749A22-like: MSGLMKFVILVPCSFFLLALIKFLYDYLWIPLRIQHMLNSQGIKGPRYKFIHGNNDEATQMTKEALSKPMALTHDIFPRVQPHIYSCINRYGRNFLYWDGVRPELVISEPELIKEVLKNSEKTFPKRKPTIFINKLLGDGLVTVEGEKWVKQRKLANNVFHGESLKDMRPAIIASVETMLKKWKGQVGKEIEVFHEFKLLTSEVISRTAFGSSYLEGEKIFEMLNKLSIVLSRNLSNTRIPLFVKLQKPADMLEAEELAKGIQDCVSKIVKTREDKVVKGEADNFGIDFLGLLINAYHDTDENNKLSLEDLVDECKTFYFAGQDTVNSLLAWMVLLLASHGDWQEKARREVIEIFGNQYPNSEGLSKLKIMTMIINESLRLYGPAVGLLRKGGSEVRLGNLVLPADIDILIANAALHHDPQLWGDDVHLFKPERFAEGIAKATNYNTAAFCPFGLGPRTCVGTTFAIMEVKIAVSMILQRYTISLSPAYVHAPVSIITVKPQHGIQVILESLHHDA; the protein is encoded by the exons ATGAGTGGCTTGATGAAGTTTGTAATTCTTGTCCCATGTTCTTTCTTCCTCCTAGCTTTGATAAAGTTCCTTTATGATTACTTGTGGATACCTCTCCGTATACAGCATATGCTGAATTCGCAGGGAATCAAAGGACCTCGTTACAAATTCATCCATGGAAACAACGATGAAGCTACCCAAATGACAAAGGAAGCATTAAGCAAACCTATGGCCCTGACGCATGATATATTTCCCAGAGTGCAGCCACATATTTACTCATGTATCAACAGATATG GGAGGAATTTTCTTTATTGGGACGGTGTTCGACCTGAACTTGTGATTTCAGAACCTGAACTAATTAAAGAGGTTTTGAAAAATAGTGAAAAGACTTTTCCCAAAAGGAAGCCTACCATTTTCATTAACAAGCTACTAGGGGACGGGCTTGTGACCGTGGAAGGTGAAAAATGGGTGAAGCAGCGGAAGTTGGCGAATAACGTTTTTCATGGGGAAAGCTTAAAG GACATGAGACCAGCAATAATTGCTAGCGTTGAAACAATGCTAAAGAAGTGGAAAGGCCAAGTAGGCAAAGAGATCGAAGTGTTCCATGAATTTAAATTATTGACTTCCGAAGTGATCTCGAGGACAGCTTTTGGTAGCAGTTACCTGGAAGGGGAGAAGATTTTTGAAATGTTGAACAAGTTGTCAATAGTTCTGAGCCGAAATCTTTCCAACACTAGAATTCCCTTATTCGT CAAGTTACAGAAACCTGCTGATATGCTAGAGGCAGAAGAGCTTGCAAAAGGAATACAGGACTGTGTGTCGAAGATTGTGAAAACGAGAGAAGACAAAGTTGTGAAGGGAGAGGCTGATAACTTTGGCATTGATTTTCTAGGATTACTTATAAATGCCTACCATGATACGGACGAAAATAACAAACTTTCATTGGAAGACTTGGTAGATGAGTGCAAAACATTCTACTTTGCTGGACAAGATACTGTTAATTCCTTACTTGCTTGGATGGTCTTACTTTTAGCAAGTCATGGAGATTGGCAAGAGAAAGCAAGAAGAGAGGTGATCGAGATATTTGGTAACCAATATCCAAATTCTGAAGGCCTTTCTAAACTCAAAATT ATGACCATGATTATTAATGAATCTCTAAGATTGTATGGTCCAGCAGTTGGCCTATTGAGGAAAGGTGGAAGTGAAGTTCGGTTAGGAAATCTAGTCTTGCCTGCTGATATAGATATTCTTATTGCAAATGCTGCACTTCACCATGACCCTCAACTATGGGGAGATGATGTGCATCTTTTTAAGCCAGAGAGATTCGCCGAAGGGATTGCCAAAGCTACCAATTACAACACAGCTGCATTTTGTCCCTTTGGATTGGGACCTCGGACTTGTGTTGGTACAACCTTCGCAATCATGGAAGTGAAGATTGCAGTCTCCATGATTCTACAACGCTACACCATTTCCCTCTCCCCTGCCTATGTCCACGCGCCAGTATCTATTATCACCGTTAAACCACAACATGGAATTCAAGTAATACTCGAGTCACTGCATCATGATGCTTAA